CACTTTTTACCCAGATTTTCCCACCGCTGATATCGAAGTTATCGCGAGGAGACAAGCGCATTGAGCCGATAACGCCAGTTTGATTGGTGGAAACCCGAGTTAGATTGTCGGGCACTTCGGCATCCAAAAGATCGCGGGAATTATCTGTGACGCGATTGCTGGCGTACCAGGTAAATGCCCGGTTAGCCGTATAAAGATCAACTCGACCGCTGCCACTCATGTTAGTGCGCGCGGGGAATGTATTGTCGAGATAGCGCTCACGACTTCCGGTATAGTCGAGTTGCGCGGTATAGTTTCGCTCAGTATTGTCCACCGCAAAACTGCCGCCGTAGGAAAATACGTCGTCGTCGATAGGGTCATCCGCAGAGCGATTGATATTGGTACGATGTTCCAGGCCGGTTCGCAAGACTAAATCCACTTCAGCCAGTGCATTACCGGACGCAGCGAAGCAGGCTAACCACAAAAGATTTCTTTTCATCGATATTTCCTTCACTCGCCGGCACGTTCCAAATAAACCGCTGTGATTTACTTGGCGACCGGCTTAACAGGTGAGCTTAAAATACCGACTCAGGTACCGTCACAATATCGGAAGGAAGCAATGTATAGTTGGTGCGAATATCGCCCTTATTCATAATGTCCTTCAAGCGAACGTTATAGGTTTTAACGCCAGCGTCTGTTTTGCGATACAGCTTCGCGCCATTGCCACTGGCAAATTCACTTAAGCCGCCGGCGGCCAACACCAAATCCAATACCGTCATATGCTCTCTGTAAGCCACAGAAACCGGTTGAACCACAGCACCGGTAATACGAACACGATTAAAATACTCGGCGTTATTGGCAGCAGTTACAATTACCGTGACATTGGGTGTGCGCACGAAACTCGCTAACGCTTTTTCAATTTCTTCGGAGAGGGCTGGCGCTTCTTTGCCAGCAGCGACAACATCACCAATCAGAGGAATGGAGATTTTGCCATCGGGGCGCACCGGAACATTCACAGACAGCTCCGCGTTACGCCAAACCACCACATTCAACTGGTCGGCAATACCAATACGATAGGTATCGACACTGTTAAAATCCACAGCACTGGTTTTTGGCGCCGGTAGCTTTGACGTTGACGAGCAGGCAACACCCAATATCGCTACCAGACAAGCCCCCAGGAGAAGTCCAAATTTATTCATGTGTAATCCTCGTTCTTAAGTATGGGCAAGTTAATTAATGCTGCCCTTTAGTGTGTCGATAAGCCATACACCAGCGCGGTATTGTCAGCGAATTTCGCAAAGGATGCAAAGTGCAGACCGGGCTCATATAGGAAAACAAAATTACTGGCCAAAGCGCAACGCGCTCACTACAATGCCCGCCCCATTAATCAAAACGAGGAAAGGCTAATGAAGCCCGTAAAATCTACTGCCGAGTACACCATTTTCCAGCGTCGCGATGAGCGTTACGCTGTGCGCGGTGCCAATAAAAACTGGATCAATGGCGACGATAAAGTTGCTATCCTGCTCGCTGAAGGCTTGCTGAAAAAGCCTGAGCCCAAGCCCGCAGAGCCTGAAGAAGCTCCAGCCGAAGGCGAGGAAAGCAGCGAAGCCTAACACCCGCTCGCGGTTAGTCATGATAAGATTCACACCCGTGACTAACCGTTTCCAGTTCACTCGACCTGCGCCACACTCCCTCTTATACTGCACCATTGACAGCTGCGCTTAGGGAGCCCGCGTGAACTACCAAGGCCAAATTTTCGATCACCGGCAGCCTGCAAAAACTGGTGTGCTACTGGTTAACCTAGGCACACCGGAAGCGCCGACAGCAGCTGCGCTAAAAACTTACCTCAAAGAATTCCTATCCGACCCCCGAGTTGTGGAAATTCCGCGTTTACTCTGGTGGCTGATCTTGCGTGGCATCATTCTGAATGTACGCCCCAAAAAATCTGCGGCAGCTTACGCCAAAGTCTGGGCATCGCAGGGGTCGCCGCTCGCAATTTATACCCGAGCTCAGGCACATCAACTGGCAATGCAATTAAACCGCGATTACAACGAGCAGATCATCGTTGCCTGGGCCATGCGCTATGGCAAGCCAGCGATCGGCACCACGCTGCAAAACCTGCTCGATCAGGGCGTGCGACAATTGCTGGTGCTCCCGTTGTATCCACAATATTCAGCCGCAACCACTGGCTCGACTTTTGACGCACTCGCAAAAGATTTTATAAAACGACGTTGGCTTCCAGGTTTGCGATTTGTCAACAGCTATCACGACCACCCGCACTACATCCAAGCACTCACCAGCCATATAAAAAACCACTGGCAAGCTCATGGCAAAGCCGAAAAGTTGATATTTTCCTACCATGGCGTACCGCTGCGTTATTTGCACAACGGCGACCCATACCACTGCCAGTGTTTAAAAACCACGCGTCTTGTCGCCGAACGATTAGGGTTAGGTGACGATGAATATGTCACGAGCTTCCAAAGTCGATTTGGCCGCGAAGCTTGGTTACAGCCCTATACCGATGAAACGCTAAAAAGCTTGCCAGGCCAGGGCGTGAAAGCTGTGCAGGTAATCTGCCCTGGATTCGCTGCAGATTGCTTAGAGACGCTGGAAGAAATAGCACAGGAAAATCGCCACGTATTTTTAGAGGCGGGTGGGGAACACTACGAGTATATTGCTGCCTTAAACGACAGCGCTGAACACATGGCACTGCTAAAAGAACTGGTTTATGAAAATCTCCAGGGATGGCAGCTTACGCCAGAGTCACCAGAACAATTGCAGCGCCGCGCAGAGCGCGCAAACGCTTGCCAGCACAACCAAAAAAGCTGAGACAATTGCCCACCTGTTGGACCAAGCCCCGCAGGAAAGTTACACTTTAAACCGAAATTAAACGATAGGGATAACGTCGCTACCCCATGGAAAGAATGAGCACTATCGAAATGCGATGCTTTAAAGCGGTACAACACTGGCAAAGGCGCGAGTTGAAATTTGCGCTACGACAGGCACTGCGACCTCAGCTTCCCGACTTTCTTGATAGACAAGTACATTCCCCTGCCAATCGCGTTTTACGCGGCGTGTTCATCGTCCTAAGTTCGCCTCTGATACTGCTCAGCTGGCTCGCCAGGAGTCTGGCACAGCTCTGCCTGTTTCCATACCGCTATGCCCTGACACTCATTCTTCCAAAAGGGCTTTATGCACCCGGCGAGCGCAACCTTCAGGGTATTCATCGCGCCTTTTCGCCCTACCATAATTTGTCCATTCCGTTTTATTTAAAATGTGTTAACGACTGGGTGCTCATTTTGTACGGGCTGGAAGCGAGCAGGCACCATAAAATAGAAACCCATATTTACTCGCAAACGTCGACAACCCTTAAAGAATTTCAGGCATACCCAACGCGACAAAGCGTGAGCATGGCCCGCGAGTCTCTGTCACGCGCCCTGGGCTATTATTAATCCAGCATTTTCACCCAGCACCATAATATTTTGGAGAGATTTATGACCACTGCTCCGCGCGCAGCTCGACTTTTGATACTAATATTGAGCTGGCTCCTGCTAGCCTCTATCGGTCATGCTGAAACTTCCGTTTGGAAAATTTCCAAAGACAACAAAACGCTGTATCTCGCAGGCACCTTTCATGTTCTCAACAGCACTGACCACCCCTTACCCACGGGTTTTGATCAAGCGTATAAAGCGTCTGGCAAATTAATTTTTGAAACCGATCTAAACGCCACTAATTCGCCGGAGTTCCAAATAAAAGCGGCACAGGTGATGATGTTCAGCGACGGCAGAACCCTGCAATCCGCCCTTAAACCCGCGACCTACAAAGCCCTGGCAACATATCTAACAGCGCATAAAATGCCACCCGAGAATTTCACCATGTTCACACCAACCGGCGCAGCACTGATGTTATCGGTGCTCGAATACCAACGCTTGGGGATGTCGATGGAACACGGCGTTGAATCCGTATTTCATAGCAAGGCCAAAGCGGATAACAAACTCACAGGGTTTCTGGAAACGCCAGATGAGCAACTGCAGTTTATTGCGCAAATGGGTAAAGGCGAGGAAGACGACATGATGTTGTATACCCTGCGAGACCTGGAACGTTCCGAAGCTTTAATCGGTGAAATGAAAAGCGCCTGGCGCACCGGAAACCTTGCCAAACTCGATCAGGACTCACTGCTGGAATTGCGCGAAAAATTTCCCAGCTCTTACAAAAGTATGATCGTCACACGCAATGAAAACTGGCTGCCGCACGTTGAAGCGATGATCGCCGACCCAGGCACAGAATGCGTCATGGTCGGCGCACTGCATCTTGCGGGCCCGGATGGCTTGATAGCAAAGCTGCGCGCCAAGGGCTACAAAATCCAGCAACTTTAAAGCTAACCACGCCTTAAAGCGGCCAGTAATTCGATGTGCGGTGTGTGGGGAAACTGGTCCAAGGGTTGAACTTCATCCACATGGAACCCTTTCGAGAGAAAAAATTGCAAATCTCTCGTGAAGGTCGCCAAATCACAAGAGATATAACATATTTTTTGCAGCGCAGTTTGCTTTGGCCAGGCAAGTTCCCGGGTTTTCCAGCCGTCGCGTGGTGGGTCCAGCACCAATATATCGGCATTACGCAGTGGCGCCCGAAGGTCGCTTGCGCGCGTATCATCAAATACATCGCAAACCCGGCTTTGTACTCCAGGCAAATTCATAGCACTTAATGTCTCGAGCGCCTGGGCAACAACATCAACCGCAAGAATGCTGGCTGCGCCCAGCGTCGCCAAGACTTGCGTTAAATTGCCAGACCCACAAAAAAGCTCCACGATGTGTTTTCCTTGAGCACCACTTTGCAGATGTTGCCTCAGCCACTGCAACATAAAACGGTTCTGTACGCTGTTGGCCTGTTGAAAAGGCAGCCTCTGATTAATCGCAGGGTTTCCGGCAGTCACGCTTTCGTCAATATCCAGCGTGGTCCATTTATGTTTCCGATGGGGCTGCCACACCGGGTTGGGAAGCTGTTGTAACAGCTCGTGCAGCGTGTTCTGGTTGTGCTCGCTAAGCACCGGGCACTGCTGAATCGCCACCAAATTATTCGACGCAGCGGCCATATACCCCAATTTTTTACCATCTGTTTTAAACTGAGCGCGATTGCGATACCCAAAAATCTCCGGCGCAGCGGCAATCGCTTGAATTTTTTTGTGAACACCAATACGCGCCAAACTCGTTTCCACACGATGTTGCTTGGCCGACAATTGCGCTGCATAGTCCATAAATTGCCACGGGCAACCACCACAATGACGTGATGAGAAGCCATGGTGATCGCACAAAGCTTGAACGCGGTCACGGCAAACACTTTGTGCATCAAGCTCGAAAATTTCCGCGAAGCCTATGCGCCCTTTCAAAGCGGTGATTCGAAACCGCCCCCGCTCACCAAGCCAAACACCGGCAATAAAAAAGGTGCGACCATTGGGGTGAGTGACAACGCCACGGCCATCACTTGCCAGATCTTTTACCTCGGCCGAAAATAACTGCCCCGGCTTCAGCTCGTTTTCATCTCTGCTTTTTTTCAAGGATGCCACCATGAAACACTTGCTCTACGTAATCCTGATCAGTTTGCTCTGTGCCTGTCAGCCTGCTGTTAAAGAGGCACCTGATGTCGCTAAAGATGAATTCACCTGCCCTGAGACACGTCCGCAAATTTGCACCATGATCTACGATCCGGTGTGTGCTCAACACAAAGACGGACAACGAACTACCGAAGCCAGCAATTGTACCGCCTGTTCGGACTCTGATGTGATGACTTATCGAATGGGCGCCTGCGATACCAGCCCATAAAAAAACCGATACCCCATCGGGATACCGGTTTTTGTGCTTACCTTCTATGGATTAGAAGGATTAATTAATTACAAGCGCCGAGGGTACTCCAGGAAGCATCGCTGCCTGGCACGCTGCGGGTATACCAGTTTGCGAGATACAAGGTGTTCTGGTACACCATTTGGTCACCGGCATTGGCATGGTTGTAGGCACCGCCAGACCAGTCTCTCGCAGTCCAGTTGGGGTAGACGTTTACACCCGCACAGTTGCCACCAGTGCTACCCGAAGAACTGCTGGAACTACTGGAGGAACTTGAACTAGAGCTAGTAGAGGAACTGGAAGTACTGCTGGTGCTAGAGCTGGAAGAGCTCGAACTTGAAGAGCTGGAACTCGAACTGCTACTGGAACTCGTGCCATCACACACTTCAATAACACCACCGTTACCGCTGTTTTGATTTTCACAAGTGGTGCGGCCAATACAACTCTGGCTGTTTTCCCAACCCCAGCCGGTGGTTTGATTCTGGCATAACGGACGGGGCGCATCCTGGTACCACTTACACATTTCCACACACATGCCACTGCCAGAGCTGGAACTGCTGGAGCTGGATGAGCTGCTGGAACTGGATGAACTGCTGGAAGAAGAACCACCAGTGGAACTGCTCGAAGACGAAGAAGAACTACTGCTGCTGGTCGTACTGCCACCACCGTAAACCGACGCGGTTTGTGCCGTCTGTTTAATGCCATTAACGCCATTAAACAAGCGATCACCCCAGCTGGTTAAGCTGTTCGGGTTAAAGTTGTTCGACATATCAAGCGCAGTACAGCAGCTGCCATTACCCGACCAGGACCACCCCAGGTAACCAATACCATATTGCTCAGCAACCGCCATAATCGAATCGGCGTCGACAAACTCACCTTGGTGATCAGCCCCGAATTCCCCCACAATTAGCGGTAGGTTGTGGTTGTTCAGAAAGCTCGAGACATAATTCTCGATTTTGCTGCGATTCTGATAAACCTGATACATGTGAACCGAGAACATGATGTTATTTAGGGAATCGGCTGCAGCTACCTGAGAGGCATCGGCGAGCATAATTTCTTCCCAGTCTTGGCCCCAGTTCGCGGCATCAATCATCAAAGTATGAGTAAGCCCGGCATTACGCAGGGTTTGAATCGCGGCGATATGCTCATTAACCCATTTGGACGCAGGCTGGTTGTTGCCAACCGGTTCGTTGGCGATATTAATAATGACGTAATCTTCCTGCCCCTGCAGTGCACCTTTGATATCAACCCAATAAGAGGCCGCCTGGGCAATAGTGCCTGCAGCGGATTCTTCGCCGCCACCGGTGGCATCGTGGACTTCGAGTACACAAATCACTTTGTTGGCTTTACACAGCGAGATGATATTAGCCACATCAGATTCGCTGTTGCGGTTCCACTGGTGACCATTACTCAACACCACGCGAATGGTATTCGCACCGAGATTCGCAATATTGGTGATCGAGCTCGTCTCGCCGGTATACCAAGTGTGAGCGTGGTTGGCACCGCGCATGATGAAATTATTGCCATTGCCGTCGAGCAGCTGCGTACCGGAAGTTGAAAATCCCGCCCACGCACTGGCTGCCAGTGTCGATGCAGCGATCAGGCCTGCCGCGTACACAGCCGATCGTTTGAGTAGCGTTTTATACATTATTGTTGCTCCTGAACTGAACGTAGATACCGCCGGATGAGTGCTCTCACCCAGGGCTGTTAAAGCAAACTAAGGACGGACGCAAAACTGCGCGGAATACCAGGGCCAGGTGTGATACGACATTATTGGAGTTATTGGCACCACACTTATCGGCTACGTCCGCACCTATCTGCGGAGCCGCAAAGGTACAATGTAACCGATTACATCACAACTGGAAAAAAGCATGAAAAATGACCAGATGTGCTAAGGTTCAAAAAATACGTTGCCCCCGCCATCACCTGTCGCTTTGCTATACTCGATTGAATCACGCGCCAGACGTCACCTAAACCGTTGCGATTTAGCTCCCGTGAACAAAGATTTTCCACGCGAAAAGCGCCACCCAAAGCCAGCGCAGCGAGCACACCGGTAATCGAGCTAACAGGCAGCAACGGTGATCTGAATTGTTTCAACAATGACTTAGCATTGCAGACAATTTTGCCGAGACAGGCGCCACAATTACGACGTGGGTTAACTGAGGCCCCAGCGAACTCAACGAAGATCGACAAACCCCCTGCAACTCATAATGACGATAATAAAACTATGATGAATAAAATTTTCTTCCTTGGTGTCAGCCTATTTTGTTGCAAGTTTGCCCTGGCTGCCGATCAGCTAACCATTAACGATTCGGATTATTTCGAAAAACACGGTCTTAACGTCACTGTGTTTGCCGATATATACCCAGACGGCCATCAAACTGGGGTTTCTGTCATTCAGCACGGTGTGCGCGTTGCCGCGAATGGAGACTTAAGGCTTGAAGCGTCGCCCGGGCAATGGTCTCCAGTACCCAAAGGACTGCAATTAAGCGTTGATAAAGATACCCAAACCATTACCCAAACACTCGCTTACCCAGACGAAAGTAAAAACCGCCAAGGCTTCAACCCCATTATCTACCCCGATTTAGAATTTGAATATGCCGTAAAAGTATCCGCACTAAGCGGCAATAGTTTTAAGGTCAGCGTCGACCTGAAAAAGCCCTTGCCAGAAGAATGGATCGGCAAAGCGGGTTTTAATTTCGAATTATTCCCAGGGCACTTATTTGGTAAAAGCTGGATTATGGATCAGCAAACCGGTTTGTTTGCTGTACAGCCCAACGGCCCGATGATTGAAAATCACGGCGAGTGGATAAACGCAGCCCTGGCCACCGGTAAAAAACTTACCATTGCGCCTGAAGCAAACTTACAGAGAATGGTCATTGAAACAAAGCAGGGTGAATTACAGTTACTTGATGGACGCAGCAACCACAACAACGGCTGGTATATCGTCCGCACACTTATCCCAAAAGGCGCCACAAAAAATGCCATCGAATGGATAATTACTCCAAATACCGATAAAAGCTGGCAGTACACGCCGGTTATTCAAGTATCGCAATTGGGGTACGCGCCGCAACAAGAAAAAAAGGTAATTATCGAGCAGGGCAAATCCGATAAAAAAATAAGCAAACTGACCATTTATAAATTGAGCGAAACCGGCCGTAATGCACTTGTAAAAGACAA
The Alteromonadaceae bacterium 2753L.S.0a.02 DNA segment above includes these coding regions:
- a CDS encoding ferrochelatase — translated: MNYQGQIFDHRQPAKTGVLLVNLGTPEAPTAAALKTYLKEFLSDPRVVEIPRLLWWLILRGIILNVRPKKSAAAYAKVWASQGSPLAIYTRAQAHQLAMQLNRDYNEQIIVAWAMRYGKPAIGTTLQNLLDQGVRQLLVLPLYPQYSAATTGSTFDALAKDFIKRRWLPGLRFVNSYHDHPHYIQALTSHIKNHWQAHGKAEKLIFSYHGVPLRYLHNGDPYHCQCLKTTRLVAERLGLGDDEYVTSFQSRFGREAWLQPYTDETLKSLPGQGVKAVQVICPGFAADCLETLEEIAQENRHVFLEAGGEHYEYIAALNDSAEHMALLKELVYENLQGWQLTPESPEQLQRRAERANACQHNQKS
- a CDS encoding mannan endo-1,4-beta-mannosidase — its product is MYKTLLKRSAVYAAGLIAASTLAASAWAGFSTSGTQLLDGNGNNFIMRGANHAHTWYTGETSSITNIANLGANTIRVVLSNGHQWNRNSESDVANIISLCKANKVICVLEVHDATGGGEESAAGTIAQAASYWVDIKGALQGQEDYVIINIANEPVGNNQPASKWVNEHIAAIQTLRNAGLTHTLMIDAANWGQDWEEIMLADASQVAAADSLNNIMFSVHMYQVYQNRSKIENYVSSFLNNHNLPLIVGEFGADHQGEFVDADSIMAVAEQYGIGYLGWSWSGNGSCCTALDMSNNFNPNSLTSWGDRLFNGVNGIKQTAQTASVYGGGSTTSSSSSSSSSSSSTGGSSSSSSSSSSSSSSSSSSSSGSGMCVEMCKWYQDAPRPLCQNQTTGWGWENSQSCIGRTTCENQNSGNGGVIEVCDGTSSSSSSSSSSSSSSSSSSSTSSTSSSSTSSSSSSSSSSSSSSGSTGGNCAGVNVYPNWTARDWSGGAYNHANAGDQMVYQNTLYLANWYTRSVPGSDASWSTLGACN
- a CDS encoding polysaccharide export outer membrane protein; this encodes MNKFGLLLGACLVAILGVACSSTSKLPAPKTSAVDFNSVDTYRIGIADQLNVVVWRNAELSVNVPVRPDGKISIPLIGDVVAAGKEAPALSEEIEKALASFVRTPNVTVIVTAANNAEYFNRVRITGAVVQPVSVAYREHMTVLDLVLAAGGLSEFASGNGAKLYRKTDAGVKTYNVRLKDIMNKGDIRTNYTLLPSDIVTVPESVF
- a CDS encoding 23S rRNA (uracil1939-C5)-methyltransferase, coding for MASLKKSRDENELKPGQLFSAEVKDLASDGRGVVTHPNGRTFFIAGVWLGERGRFRITALKGRIGFAEIFELDAQSVCRDRVQALCDHHGFSSRHCGGCPWQFMDYAAQLSAKQHRVETSLARIGVHKKIQAIAAAPEIFGYRNRAQFKTDGKKLGYMAAASNNLVAIQQCPVLSEHNQNTLHELLQQLPNPVWQPHRKHKWTTLDIDESVTAGNPAINQRLPFQQANSVQNRFMLQWLRQHLQSGAQGKHIVELFCGSGNLTQVLATLGAASILAVDVVAQALETLSAMNLPGVQSRVCDVFDDTRASDLRAPLRNADILVLDPPRDGWKTRELAWPKQTALQKICYISCDLATFTRDLQFFLSKGFHVDEVQPLDQFPHTPHIELLAALRRG